From a region of the Cucumis sativus cultivar 9930 chromosome 6, Cucumber_9930_V3, whole genome shotgun sequence genome:
- the LOC101222797 gene encoding uncharacterized protein LOC101222797, with product MAPSVDFHSPSSSNPTQGSPSLSSPASDKRFWSLLRGRVDSLLQERVAKSSNLDPSMSDHFLGKAERAKRLKQDSLLLLRGFDSLGYTLSQLSNNLDNALQGARDLVKAPTLTEIFQNNLKNSEDEEDDSKGKENELVEPKQATKRKFDDSHCLEESDVSLEKENQQNHKDKIKKAKNLAVAMATKSAFLARELKSLKSNLCFMQERCSVLEEENRRLRDGFSRGVRPEEDDLVRLQMEALLAEKSRLANENANLTRENQCLHQLVEYHQLTSQDLSLSYEEVIQGMCLDFSSPPPAIAEGDEEEQEQSDKEITRTPKADLFSFSTSLDELHQEK from the exons ATGGCACCCTCCGTAGATTTTcattctccatcttcttcaaatCCCACCCAG GGGTCGCCCTCATTGTCCAGTCCCGCTTCCGATAAGCGCTTTTGGAGCTTGCTTCGAGGTAGGGTTGACTCGCTTCTTCAGGAACGAGTTGCCAAGTCTTCCAATCTGGATCCTTCCATGTCTGACCATTTCCTG GGAAAAGCGGAAAGGGCGAAGAGGTTGAAGCAGGATTCGTTGCTTTTGCTTAGAGGTTTTGACTCTCTTGGCTATACTCTGTCTCAGCTTTCCAACAATTTGGATAACGCCTTGCAG GGTGCTAGGGATTTGGTCAAAGCACCAACTTTGACGGAGATCTTCCAGAACAACCTCAAGAACTCAGAGGATGAGGAAGATGATTCcaaagggaaagaaaatgagttgGTGGAGCCCAAGCAAGCAACAAAGAGGAAATTTGATGACAGTCATTGCTTAGAAGAATCAGATGTTAgtttagagaaagaaaaccaGCAGAACCATAAAGACAAGATTAAAAAGGCCAAGAAT CTTGCAGTTGCAATGGCAACAAAATCAGCATTTCTAGCAAGAgaattaaaatcattaaaatccAACTTATGTTTTATGCAAGAGCGATGTTCCGTACTTGAGGAAGAGAATAGGAGACTTCGAGACGGATTCTCCAGAGGAGTCAGACCAGAAGAAGATGATCTG GTAAGACTTCAAATGGAAGCACTACTTGCTGAGAAATCCAGATTAGCAAACGAAAATGCTAACTTAACAAGGGAAAATCAATGCCTTCATCAGCTTGTAGAGTATCATCAGCTCACATCCCAAGATCTTTCTTTATCATATGAGGAAGTAATTCAAGGCATGTGCTTGGACTTCTCGTCACCACCACCAGCCATTGCTgaaggagatgaagaagaacaagaacagAGTGACAAAGAAATCACTCGAACACCTAAAGCTGATCTTTTTAGCTTTTCTACTTCTCTTGATGAGCTCCACCAAGAAAAGTAG